The proteins below come from a single Gordonia sp. X0973 genomic window:
- a CDS encoding alpha/beta hydrolase, with translation MTRVVNPAFSLTALGTPAILTAMRPVVNQTLNLASPVPTGTRTETVRRRRADGEVRGEWVWGPGVGQQRIADTRVIYYLHGSGYVICNPRTHRGLVSRLSRRTGHVAFSLDYRLAPKHRFPAAGDDTARGYEWLLDQGYRPENIVVAGDSAGGHLAMDLLADNQSKSRPQPRAMVLFSPLMDPTFGLAMAREARGLRDPIITAKAGRHFLDMYTGGAPANHPRMTVSLKPSGDLPRTLIQAGGREVMSDDARFLHAALIAAGASSELQLWPDQGHVFQMFPLLTPESRQAVQQAARFVCR, from the coding sequence ATGACCCGCGTCGTCAATCCCGCCTTCTCCCTCACCGCCCTCGGGACACCCGCGATCCTCACCGCCATGCGGCCGGTCGTGAACCAGACCCTCAACCTCGCCAGCCCGGTCCCGACGGGGACCCGGACCGAGACGGTCCGGCGACGCCGGGCCGACGGCGAGGTGCGCGGCGAGTGGGTCTGGGGTCCCGGCGTCGGCCAACAGCGCATCGCCGACACCCGGGTCATCTACTACCTGCACGGTTCCGGCTACGTCATCTGCAACCCGCGCACCCACCGCGGCCTCGTCTCCCGCCTGTCCCGTCGCACCGGTCACGTCGCCTTCTCCCTGGACTACCGCCTGGCCCCCAAGCACCGCTTCCCGGCCGCCGGGGACGACACCGCCCGCGGCTACGAGTGGCTGCTCGACCAGGGCTACCGGCCGGAGAACATCGTCGTCGCGGGGGATTCCGCCGGCGGGCACCTGGCGATGGACCTGCTCGCCGACAACCAGTCGAAGTCGCGGCCGCAACCGCGCGCGATGGTCCTGTTCTCCCCGCTCATGGACCCGACGTTCGGGCTGGCGATGGCGCGCGAGGCGCGCGGCCTGCGCGACCCGATCATCACCGCCAAGGCCGGGCGGCATTTCCTGGACATGTACACCGGCGGCGCCCCCGCGAACCACCCGCGCATGACGGTCTCGCTGAAGCCCTCCGGCGACCTGCCGCGCACCCTCATCCAGGCGGGCGGTCGCGAAGTGATGTCCGACGACGCCCGCTTCCTCCACGCCGCGCTCATCGCCGCCGGCGCGTCGTCGGAACTGCAGCTGTGGCCAGATCAGGGGCATGTGTTCCAGATGTTCCCGCTGCTGACCCCGGAATCCCGGCAGGCCGTTCAACAGGCGGCTAGGTTCGTCTGTCGGTAG
- a CDS encoding DUF937 domain-containing protein has translation MSELDDLLKSIPIGDIASKLGVDESTAGAAVAQAVPTLLHGLQAHADADGPAPEDLTKAADAGDGEGVVKGLFGDKTDDVAHAAAGEAPAGVSSDLIKKVMPLLAPMVIAFVTQKLMSGKGGGQQQAGGAGGALGQILGGALGGGGNAGGLGNILGGVLGGGGSGGGAGGALGSVLGGLLGGKK, from the coding sequence GTGTCCGAACTTGATGACCTGTTGAAGTCCATTCCGATTGGCGACATCGCCTCGAAGCTCGGCGTCGACGAATCGACCGCCGGCGCCGCTGTCGCGCAGGCCGTTCCGACGCTGCTGCACGGGCTCCAGGCCCACGCCGACGCCGACGGCCCGGCCCCGGAGGACTTGACCAAGGCTGCCGACGCCGGTGACGGCGAAGGTGTCGTGAAGGGCCTCTTCGGCGACAAGACCGACGACGTCGCCCACGCCGCGGCGGGCGAGGCCCCGGCCGGCGTCAGCTCCGACCTCATCAAGAAGGTCATGCCGCTGCTCGCCCCGATGGTCATCGCCTTCGTCACCCAGAAGCTGATGAGCGGCAAGGGCGGCGGCCAGCAGCAGGCGGGCGGCGCCGGTGGCGCGCTCGGCCAGATCCTCGGCGGTGCGCTCGGCGGCGGCGGTAACGCCGGCGGCCTGGGCAACATCCTCGGCGGCGTCTTGGGCGGCGGCGGTTCCGGTGGTGGCGCCGGCGGTGCCCTCGGCAGCGTCCTCGGCGGACTGCTGGGCGGCAAGAAGTAG
- a CDS encoding DUF2207 domain-containing protein has protein sequence MKRLFLSLIAVLLTVIGLVLPLSLGAGQTGGGSVDPVTVSEYKADYSVDAGGKLTATETLTTEFPYGRHGIFRYFDLADSSDPNVRYTPKNIKVTLDGHREPFTTLWEHGRRFFVAKIGSANQFVDSGTHVYTISYTIDGVLEAGNSRPGDGEVTSSWGDKNRARFRWRVVADGWSMPIDKSTVTVHLPAKTTSLACATSNNTPCQATNTEPNTVVVTTAQLGRHNGVSLLTDLEMAPPSRATVPWSIALDPILGRSMVWVLLVGLASLVTLALGALWTWRSREETPLLPVMFEPPTDPKTNTPLSPVQTYYVTREQEPGKGLTATLLFMAEQKLAHIVRQDNGDFTIVSDADPARWAQADPVTQTVARELGLTGVGQTFVADGSVDAGEKLKSAQSAVASSVRIWGVQSGAIERSGFETTGRALVGLAFIAAAVLFIFKVYPFSLAVLPIAAFAIGGAGLFVSGVGTRRTLLGRDLWSRSGGFERLLSTTSNKERLDFSARKDLYTSFIPYAVAFGAAAAWANKYRMAMGTEPPTPPWIMTPTGMPLMATTAYGLGGIDSFESSLASSISAYSASQAASSSSGGGFSGGGFSGGGGGGGGGGSW, from the coding sequence GTGAAACGCCTGTTCCTCTCGCTGATCGCAGTCCTGCTCACCGTGATCGGTCTGGTCCTGCCCCTCTCGCTGGGCGCCGGCCAGACCGGCGGTGGCTCGGTCGACCCCGTGACGGTCAGCGAATACAAGGCCGACTACTCCGTCGACGCCGGTGGAAAGCTGACGGCAACGGAGACGCTGACCACCGAATTCCCTTACGGTCGGCACGGCATATTCCGCTATTTCGACCTCGCCGACTCGTCGGACCCGAATGTCCGGTACACGCCCAAGAACATCAAGGTCACCCTCGACGGCCATCGCGAGCCCTTCACCACCCTGTGGGAGCACGGGCGCCGCTTCTTCGTCGCCAAGATCGGCTCGGCGAACCAATTCGTCGACAGCGGCACCCACGTCTACACGATCAGCTACACCATCGACGGAGTGCTCGAAGCGGGTAACTCCCGACCGGGCGACGGCGAGGTGACCTCCAGCTGGGGCGACAAGAACCGCGCCCGATTCCGCTGGCGCGTCGTTGCCGACGGCTGGTCGATGCCGATCGACAAGTCGACGGTCACCGTCCACCTGCCCGCGAAGACCACGAGCCTGGCCTGCGCGACGAGCAACAACACACCGTGCCAGGCGACCAACACGGAGCCGAACACCGTCGTCGTCACGACCGCCCAGCTCGGCAGGCACAACGGCGTCTCGCTGCTCACCGACCTGGAGATGGCCCCGCCCAGCCGAGCCACCGTCCCGTGGTCGATCGCACTGGATCCGATTCTGGGGCGTTCGATGGTGTGGGTGCTGCTCGTCGGCCTCGCGTCCTTGGTGACCCTTGCGCTGGGGGCGCTGTGGACCTGGCGCAGCCGCGAAGAGACTCCGCTGCTGCCGGTGATGTTCGAGCCGCCGACCGATCCGAAGACCAACACCCCGCTGTCGCCGGTGCAGACCTACTACGTCACCCGGGAGCAAGAGCCGGGCAAGGGGCTGACCGCGACACTGCTGTTCATGGCCGAGCAGAAACTCGCGCACATCGTCCGACAGGACAACGGCGACTTCACCATCGTCTCCGACGCCGATCCCGCCCGCTGGGCCCAGGCCGACCCGGTCACCCAGACGGTGGCGCGCGAACTCGGCCTCACCGGCGTGGGACAGACGTTTGTCGCCGACGGATCGGTCGACGCCGGCGAGAAGTTGAAGTCCGCCCAGTCGGCGGTCGCCAGTTCGGTCCGCATCTGGGGCGTCCAGTCGGGCGCGATCGAGCGCAGCGGATTCGAGACGACGGGTCGCGCGCTCGTCGGGTTGGCGTTCATCGCGGCGGCCGTCCTGTTCATCTTCAAGGTCTACCCGTTCTCGCTGGCCGTCCTGCCGATCGCCGCGTTTGCGATCGGCGGTGCCGGTCTGTTCGTCTCGGGTGTCGGAACCCGGCGCACGCTGCTCGGCCGGGACCTGTGGTCCCGATCCGGCGGATTCGAGCGACTCCTCTCGACGACCTCCAACAAGGAGCGCCTCGACTTCAGCGCCCGCAAGGACCTCTACACGTCGTTCATCCCCTACGCGGTGGCGTTCGGCGCGGCGGCCGCGTGGGCCAACAAGTACCGGATGGCAATGGGAACCGAACCGCCCACGCCACCCTGGATCATGACGCCCACCGGAATGCCGCTCATGGCCACCACGGCCTATGGCCTCGGCGGAATCGACAGCTTCGAATCGAGCCTCGCCTCGTCGATCTCGGCCTACTCCGCGAGTCAAGCGGCCTCCAGCAGCAGCGGTGGCGGCTTCTCCGGCGGCGGCTTCAGCGGTGGCGGCGGAGGCGGAGGCGGCGGCGGGTCGTGGTGA
- a CDS encoding LemA family protein — translation MSAVLIILIIIIVAIGALLLFGVAGFNKLRKADIAAQEALGGIDVQLTRRADLIPNLVNTVKGYAAHESGVFEEVARARGAVAQAAQNGTVEQKAAADQAMTGALGRLFAVAENYPDLKASTNFIQLQNELSDTENKLSFARQFYNDAVSRLNQLVKTVPWMFFSGIAGVHARDFYQAPEGQQTPPQVQF, via the coding sequence GTGTCCGCTGTTCTGATCATCTTGATCATCATCATCGTGGCCATCGGCGCGCTGTTGCTCTTCGGCGTGGCCGGTTTCAACAAGCTGCGCAAGGCCGACATCGCCGCACAGGAGGCGCTCGGCGGGATCGACGTGCAGCTCACCCGCCGCGCCGACCTGATCCCGAACCTCGTCAACACCGTCAAGGGCTACGCCGCCCATGAGAGCGGCGTCTTCGAAGAGGTGGCCCGGGCCCGCGGCGCTGTCGCCCAGGCCGCGCAGAACGGCACCGTCGAGCAGAAGGCGGCCGCCGACCAGGCGATGACCGGCGCGCTGGGTCGGCTGTTCGCCGTCGCGGAGAATTACCCCGACCTGAAAGCCTCGACCAACTTCATCCAGCTGCAGAACGAGTTGAGCGACACCGAGAACAAGCTGAGCTTTGCCCGGCAGTTCTACAACGACGCGGTCTCTCGCCTCAACCAGCTGGTCAAGACCGTTCCGTGGATGTTCTTCTCCGGCATCGCCGGCGTCCACGCCCGCGACTTCTACCAGGCCCCCGAGGGCCAGCAGACTCCGCCGCAGGTGCAGTTCTAA